A window of the Cannabis sativa cultivar Pink pepper isolate KNU-18-1 chromosome X, ASM2916894v1, whole genome shotgun sequence genome harbors these coding sequences:
- the LOC115712015 gene encoding pentatricopeptide repeat-containing protein At1g06710, mitochondrial isoform X2 — MRALGIPVLKERDRKHFGRKLGKLLVGLKGLLNSEKISALRFYKWIKDSRPGLGRNYDICSLIVDNCGRLKDYETMTCTLNEFSKKGICLTQNSFLFIPELATDEDSLKNYVSDVVMILNGVGGTCRSSGVGSLIQMFSSLGSFKMAKFVMEITEMNTTYYNIMIKETCRRCDIEGSRALVHEMRQLGCKPNVTTYNLFFSNLCKSGERAEELLKEIKGMDCSPNELTFEIIISHLCKVGKFDFAIELLDNMMLWGLKPRLTTHAVFVKGFFKVRRYEEAHKYVVDASFKHSYSSNAVYSLFADLYLKEKDLVSAQAIISEMIEKGLRPSIRVCMTLLKGLQSIGRHEEARDLEKRFSSLDFEDRITEMG, encoded by the exons ATGCGCGCGTTAGGAATCCCGGTCCTGAAAGAACGGGATCGAAAGCATTTTGGAAGAAAGCTTGGGAAGTTGTTGGTTGGATTAAAAGGG ttattgaattcagagaaaATTTCTGCTTTGCGTTTTTATAAATGGATTAAAGATTCAAGACCTGGTCTTGGTCGTAACTATGATATTTGCAGTTTGATAGTTGATAATTGTGGAAGATTAAAAGATTACGAGACAATGACTTGTACTTTGAATGAGTTTAGTAAAAAAGGAATTTGCTTGactcaaaattcatttttgtTCATACCGGAGTTGGCCACAGATGAGGATTCTCTTAAGAATTACGTTAGTGATGTTGTAATGATATTGAATGGAGTTGGTGGAACATGTCGATCTTCTGGAGTTGGCTCTTTGATTCAGATGTTTAGCAGCTTAGGCTCATTTAAAATGGCCAAGTTTGTAATGGAGATAACAGAGATGAACACGACTTATTACAATATCATGATTAAAGAAACATGTCGCAGATGTGATATTGAAGGTTCAAGAGCTCTAGTTCATGAAATGAGGCAACTGGGTTGTAAACCAAATGTCACAACTTACAATCTTTTTTTTAGTAACTTGTGTAAGAGCGGTGAACGTGCTGAAGAATTACTCAAGGAAATTAAAGGAATGGATTGTTCTCCCAATGAATTAACCTTTGAGATTATTATTTCTCACTTATGTAAAGTTGGCAAGTTCGATTTTGCCATAGAGCTTTTGGATAACATGATGTTGTGGGGACTCAAACCTCGGCTTACAACACATGCTGTCTTTGTCAAGGGTTTCTTTAAGGTGCGTAGATATGAGGAGGCGCATAAGTATGTGGTTGATGCAAGTTTTAAGCATAGTTACTCGAGCAACGCAGTTTACAGCTTGTTCGCAGATCTTTATCTGAAGGAAAAAGATTTGGTCAGCGCCCAAGCCATTATCTCCGAGATGATTGAAAAGGGTCTTAGGCCAAGCATTCGAGTGTGCATGACTCTGTTGAAAGGTCTCCAGAGTATAGGCAGACATGAAGAAGCTAGAGATTTGGAGAAGAGATTCTCTAGTCTTGATTTTGAGGACAGAATAACAGAAATGGGATAA
- the LOC115712015 gene encoding pentatricopeptide repeat-containing protein At1g05670, mitochondrial isoform X1, whose translation MVLLLNVTLYSLAVSTMAMGVPSLKNEFRYLSRSRLLFSLIFHIPHPLPHPASPLPFPASFFASDQFGSNSLCNLPNSLISSSGSFSVSAPKFAVFGHGMDLATPRHCKGFRPFSASSSKELPNSGTLKMSNSSENARVRNPGPERTGSKAFWKKAWEVVGWIKRGENDLEFKLNGFSVSLSNALITLILQLLNSEKISALRFYKWIKDSRPGLGRNYDICSLIVDNCGRLKDYETMTCTLNEFSKKGICLTQNSFLFIPELATDEDSLKNYVSDVVMILNGVGGTCRSSGVGSLIQMFSSLGSFKMAKFVMEITEMNTTYYNIMIKETCRRCDIEGSRALVHEMRQLGCKPNVTTYNLFFSNLCKSGERAEELLKEIKGMDCSPNELTFEIIISHLCKVGKFDFAIELLDNMMLWGLKPRLTTHAVFVKGFFKVRRYEEAHKYVVDASFKHSYSSNAVYSLFADLYLKEKDLVSAQAIISEMIEKGLRPSIRVCMTLLKGLQSIGRHEEARDLEKRFSSLDFEDRITEMG comes from the coding sequence ATGGTGCTCTTGCTCAATGTCACCCTCTATAGCTTAGCAGTTAGCACCATGGCAATGGGAGTCCCAAGCCTGAAAAATGAGTTCAGATACTTGTCAAGGTCTcgtcttctcttttctctcatttttcatATTCCACACCCACTCCCACACCCCGCCTCACCTCTGCCCTTTCCAGCTAGCTTCTTCGCTTCAGATCAGTTTGGATCAAATTCTTTGTGTAATCTGCCAAATTCATTGATTTCTTCATCTGGGTCCTTCTCAGTTTCTGCTCCCAAATTCGCAGTATTTGGTCATGGAATGGACTTGGCGACTCCTCGCCACTGTAAGGGTTTCAGGCCATTCTCAGCTTCGTCTAGCAAAGAGCTCCCCAATTCTGGTACGCTGAAAATGTCGAATTCTTCTGAGAATGCGCGCGTTAGGAATCCCGGTCCTGAAAGAACGGGATCGAAAGCATTTTGGAAGAAAGCTTGGGAAGTTGTTGGTTGGATTAAAAGGGGTGAGAATGATTTGGAGTTCAAATTGAATGGGTTCAGTGTAAGTCTATCAAATGCTTTAATCACTCTGATTTTGCagttattgaattcagagaaaATTTCTGCTTTGCGTTTTTATAAATGGATTAAAGATTCAAGACCTGGTCTTGGTCGTAACTATGATATTTGCAGTTTGATAGTTGATAATTGTGGAAGATTAAAAGATTACGAGACAATGACTTGTACTTTGAATGAGTTTAGTAAAAAAGGAATTTGCTTGactcaaaattcatttttgtTCATACCGGAGTTGGCCACAGATGAGGATTCTCTTAAGAATTACGTTAGTGATGTTGTAATGATATTGAATGGAGTTGGTGGAACATGTCGATCTTCTGGAGTTGGCTCTTTGATTCAGATGTTTAGCAGCTTAGGCTCATTTAAAATGGCCAAGTTTGTAATGGAGATAACAGAGATGAACACGACTTATTACAATATCATGATTAAAGAAACATGTCGCAGATGTGATATTGAAGGTTCAAGAGCTCTAGTTCATGAAATGAGGCAACTGGGTTGTAAACCAAATGTCACAACTTACAATCTTTTTTTTAGTAACTTGTGTAAGAGCGGTGAACGTGCTGAAGAATTACTCAAGGAAATTAAAGGAATGGATTGTTCTCCCAATGAATTAACCTTTGAGATTATTATTTCTCACTTATGTAAAGTTGGCAAGTTCGATTTTGCCATAGAGCTTTTGGATAACATGATGTTGTGGGGACTCAAACCTCGGCTTACAACACATGCTGTCTTTGTCAAGGGTTTCTTTAAGGTGCGTAGATATGAGGAGGCGCATAAGTATGTGGTTGATGCAAGTTTTAAGCATAGTTACTCGAGCAACGCAGTTTACAGCTTGTTCGCAGATCTTTATCTGAAGGAAAAAGATTTGGTCAGCGCCCAAGCCATTATCTCCGAGATGATTGAAAAGGGTCTTAGGCCAAGCATTCGAGTGTGCATGACTCTGTTGAAAGGTCTCCAGAGTATAGGCAGACATGAAGAAGCTAGAGATTTGGAGAAGAGATTCTCTAGTCTTGATTTTGAGGACAGAATAACAGAAATGGGATAA